The following coding sequences are from one Aethina tumida isolate Nest 87 chromosome 2, icAetTumi1.1, whole genome shotgun sequence window:
- the LOC109605563 gene encoding antitrypsin has protein sequence MFFYLIYFALPILALGLNDVDELTKGNNQFTADIFGVLQNKQQGNFMFSPFSAQCIFGLTSEGAKQQTFTQLVDGIKIPSNKTVRRTAFHSTITALQHNSTDLKLLTANQIYVKLGFDLKPAFLDVAKNIYEANAESINFVENEAAAKTINDWVKSRTNNKIENLVSPDSLSATTVAVLINCLYFSGFWQKPFDAIGKDVFHVSECQNKSVDFMTVESSFNYYEDSHAQYVELPYNSTDVDISMIVVLPKSGKTLKDLPLTTVFKKPKMTKTSVKIILPKWYVTNTFELVPILQTLGIEDLFEPGVADLSNIAGQPGDLYVSESIQKTFINVTESGTEAAAATSITISLTSVILTTKSFTANRPFYYYIQSKGLILFAGRVLNP, from the exons atgtttttttacttaatttatttcgcGTTGCCCATTTTGGCCCTTGGCTTGAATGATGTAGATGAATTAACCAAGGGTAACAATCAGTTCACGGCGGATATTTTCGGA gtgcttcaaaataaacaacaggGTAACTTTATGTTCAGTCCGTTTTCGGCACAATGTATATTCGGTTTGACCAGCGAAGGTGCGAAACAACAAACCTTCACTCAATTAGTCGACGGCATTAAAATCCCATCTAACAAAACAGTACGTCGAACGGCCTTCCATTCGACCATAACGGCTTTACAGCACAATTCTACGGATTTAAAATTACTCACGGccaatcaaatttatgttaaattgggATTTGATTTAAAGCCGGCATTTTTGGATGTCGCCAAAAATATATACGAAGCAAATGCTGAAAGCATAAATTTTGTTGAGAACGAAGCGGCGGCCAAGACAATAAACGACTGGGTCAAATCACggacaaacaacaaaattgaaaacctGGTGTCACCTGACAGTCTTTCAGCAACCACGGTGGCCGTGTTAATAAACTGTCTTTACTTTTCAGGATTTTGGCAGAAACCTTTTGATGCGATAGGAAAAGATGTGTTCCATGTTTCTGAATGTCAGAACAAATCTGTAGATTTTATGACTGTAGAGAGTTCTTTTAACTATTACGAAGACTCGCACGCTCAGTACGTTGAATTGCCTTATAATTCAACTGATGTAGACATTTCTATGATTGTTGTTTTACCCAAATCCggtaaaacattaaaagatTTGCCACTtacaacagtttttaaaaaacccaaaatgacaaaaacaagcgtcaaaattattttacccaAGTGGTATGTTACTAATACATTCGAACTTGTGCCGATCTTACAAACG TTGGGAATTGAAGATCTTTTTGAACCTGGTGTAGCTGATTTAAGCAATATCGCTGGTCAGCCTGGCGATCTCTACGTGTCAGAATCAATTCAAAAGACCTTCATCAATGTCACAGAGTCCGGAACAGAAGCAGCTGCAGCTACTTCAA TTACCATATCATTGACATCAGTTATATTGACAACCAAATCTTTTACTGCAAACCGTCCTTTTTACTACTATATACAATCTAaaggattaatattatttgctgGGAGGGTTCTAAAcccttaa